A genomic window from Rhizobium sp. EC-SD404 includes:
- a CDS encoding response regulator: MAKILIAEDETALRSFVARALKLDGHQVEEVGDGAEGIDRLGAGERYDLLLSDIRMPAMDGIELAHQASAMHPTMKILLMTGYAEQRERADNLAAIIVDVVSKPFSLPEIRAAVTRALAA; this comes from the coding sequence ATGGCGAAAATTCTGATCGCGGAAGACGAGACGGCGCTCCGCTCGTTCGTGGCGAGGGCACTGAAGCTCGACGGCCACCAGGTCGAGGAAGTCGGCGACGGCGCCGAGGGTATCGACAGGCTGGGCGCCGGAGAGCGCTACGATCTGCTTCTGTCCGACATCCGCATGCCGGCCATGGATGGCATCGAGCTCGCACACCAGGCATCCGCCATGCACCCGACCATGAAGATCCTGCTGATGACCGGCTATGCCGAGCAACGCGAACGTGCGGACAATCTCGCCGCCATCATCGTGGATGTCGTCTCCAAGCCCTTCAGCCTGCCGGAAATCCGCGCCGCCGTCACCCGCGCGCTCGCAGCCTGA
- a CDS encoding hybrid sensor histidine kinase/response regulator produces the protein MGSNENSDQASFQNVVLERDQLAAMFEQAPTFMALLSGPEHRFELANPSYMKIVGDREVLGKTVAEALPDAVEQGFLKLLDDVYQSGKPFRADGFKYAVQPVPGGPINECYVDFVYQPLRGRDGQITGIFVEGADVTDRTIGTELLRESEERYRMLFDAIDQGFCIIEFLDGPHGPASDYIHIEANEAYARHAGIPNVVGQKLREMVPAEADDWVARYGEVLRTGQQIRFEQELIATGRHLELAAVRVEPPSRRQVAVLFQDVTARKQAEKALRDSEEQFRVFAQTVPNHVWAAKTDGLLYWFNNRVSEYAGASTSELEGVEWTKIVHPEDIEKAAAAWGHALTSGSVYETEFRIRRHDGAYRWFLVRAEPVRGDDGTIVNWIGTNTDIENSRRQAAELADLNATLEHQVQERTGELMAAEEALRQSQKMEAVGQLTGGIAHDFNNLLAGITGSLELAERRIAQGRVDEAGRYLSAAQGAAKRATALTHRLLAFSRRQTLDPKPTDVNRLVAGMDDMVRRTMGPQIAVEVVAAAGLWATLVDPNQLENALLNLCINARDAMPDGGKLTIETANRWMDERAAREREIPPGQYISMCVSDNGAGMPPEVVAKAFDPFFTTKPIGQGTGLGLSMIYGFTRQSGGQTRIYSEVGHGTMVCLYLPRHLGDVIDQVIQAEPIAPAPEAAGQTVLVVDDEPLIRLLVVEVLEELGFTAIEAGDGPSGLKILQSDARLDLLITDVGLPGGMNGRQMADAGRQTRPDLKVLFITGYAENAVVGHGHLDHGMHVMTKPFALEQLTERIKALIEPS, from the coding sequence TTGGGTAGCAACGAGAATTCCGATCAGGCTTCCTTTCAAAACGTCGTGCTCGAGCGCGATCAGCTGGCTGCGATGTTCGAGCAGGCGCCGACCTTCATGGCGCTTCTGAGCGGGCCGGAGCACCGATTCGAACTCGCCAACCCCAGCTATATGAAGATCGTCGGCGACCGCGAAGTGCTCGGCAAGACGGTTGCCGAAGCGCTGCCGGATGCCGTGGAGCAAGGCTTTCTCAAGCTGCTGGACGACGTCTACCAAAGCGGCAAGCCGTTTCGGGCCGACGGCTTCAAATACGCGGTCCAGCCTGTGCCCGGTGGGCCGATCAACGAGTGCTACGTCGATTTCGTCTATCAGCCACTGCGCGGCAGGGACGGCCAGATCACCGGTATCTTCGTCGAGGGCGCCGATGTCACCGACCGGACGATCGGCACCGAACTTCTCCGTGAAAGCGAAGAACGCTATCGGATGCTGTTCGACGCGATCGACCAGGGCTTCTGCATCATCGAGTTTCTGGATGGTCCGCATGGCCCGGCCAGCGATTATATCCACATCGAAGCCAATGAAGCCTATGCCCGCCACGCCGGCATTCCGAACGTCGTTGGCCAGAAGTTGCGGGAGATGGTGCCCGCCGAGGCCGACGACTGGGTGGCGCGCTACGGTGAGGTGCTTCGCACCGGCCAGCAGATCCGCTTCGAGCAGGAACTGATTGCGACCGGTCGCCATCTGGAGCTCGCCGCCGTTCGGGTCGAGCCGCCAAGCCGCCGCCAGGTCGCGGTGCTGTTTCAGGACGTCACCGCCCGCAAGCAGGCGGAAAAGGCACTCCGCGACAGTGAAGAGCAATTTCGCGTCTTCGCGCAGACAGTTCCCAATCACGTCTGGGCCGCAAAGACGGACGGTTTGCTCTACTGGTTCAACAACCGCGTTTCCGAATATGCGGGAGCCTCGACCAGCGAGCTGGAAGGAGTGGAGTGGACGAAGATCGTCCATCCCGAAGACATCGAGAAGGCAGCTGCCGCCTGGGGACACGCTTTGACGTCGGGATCAGTCTACGAGACGGAGTTCCGCATTCGCCGCCATGACGGAGCCTATCGCTGGTTCCTGGTCCGCGCCGAGCCCGTTCGGGGCGACGACGGCACGATCGTCAACTGGATCGGAACCAACACAGATATCGAGAACAGCCGCCGCCAAGCCGCCGAGCTTGCCGATCTGAACGCGACGCTGGAGCACCAGGTCCAGGAGCGCACCGGCGAACTGATGGCGGCGGAAGAGGCGCTGCGCCAGTCCCAGAAGATGGAGGCTGTCGGGCAGCTGACGGGCGGCATCGCCCACGACTTCAACAATCTTCTCGCCGGCATCACGGGCAGCCTGGAGCTGGCCGAGCGGCGGATCGCACAAGGGCGCGTCGACGAGGCCGGCCGTTATCTCAGCGCTGCGCAGGGGGCAGCAAAGCGCGCGACCGCACTGACCCATCGCCTGCTGGCATTTTCCCGCCGCCAGACGCTCGATCCCAAGCCGACCGACGTCAATCGACTGGTCGCCGGCATGGATGACATGGTCCGCCGCACCATGGGGCCGCAGATCGCGGTAGAGGTGGTGGCAGCGGCAGGTCTCTGGGCGACGCTCGTCGACCCGAACCAGCTCGAGAACGCGCTTCTCAATCTCTGCATCAATGCACGCGACGCGATGCCGGATGGCGGCAAGCTGACGATCGAGACCGCCAACCGCTGGATGGACGAGCGCGCCGCCCGGGAACGCGAAATTCCCCCGGGCCAGTACATTTCCATGTGTGTGTCGGACAATGGCGCCGGCATGCCGCCGGAGGTCGTCGCCAAGGCATTCGATCCGTTCTTCACCACCAAGCCTATCGGCCAGGGCACCGGGCTCGGCCTGTCGATGATCTACGGCTTCACGCGCCAGTCCGGCGGGCAGACGCGGATATATTCTGAGGTTGGTCACGGCACGATGGTGTGTCTCTATCTGCCGCGCCATCTGGGCGACGTGATCGATCAGGTCATCCAGGCCGAGCCGATCGCGCCCGCGCCCGAGGCGGCAGGACAGACGGTTCTCGTCGTCGACGACGAGCCCTTGATCAGGCTGCTGGTGGTCGAGGTGCTTGAGGAATTGGGCTTCACGGCAATCGAGGCGGGCGATGGGCCCTCGGGCCTCAAGATACTGCAATCCGATGCGAGGCTGGATCTTCTCATTACGGATGTCGGCCTTCCCGGGGGCATGAACGGCCGTCAGATGGCCGATGCCGGGCGCCAGACACGCCCTGATCTGAAGGTGCTGTTCATTACCGGTTACGCCGAAAACGCGGTCGTTGGCCATGGCCATCTGGACCATGGAATGCATGTGATGACCAAGCCCTTCGCGCTCGAGCAGCTGACGGAGCGCATCAAGGCTCTGATCGAGCCGAGCTGA
- the hpt gene encoding hypoxanthine phosphoribosyltransferase, translating to MPVVRGKTIEPLFSAEAIAERNHTIAAEIAATPRRDLLVVAILKGSFIFAADLIRAMHDVGLAPEVEFITLSSYGKGTTSQGVKIIKDIDSLVKDRDVLLIDDILESGRTLRFARDLMYERGASNVSIAVLLDKRSKREGQLEADHVGFECPDYFVVGYGMDVAYAFRELPFVGVVQGDA from the coding sequence ATGCCAGTCGTGCGCGGAAAGACCATCGAACCCTTGTTTTCCGCCGAAGCGATCGCGGAACGCAATCACACGATCGCGGCCGAAATCGCGGCTACCCCGCGGCGCGATCTCCTGGTGGTCGCTATCCTGAAGGGCTCGTTCATCTTCGCAGCCGATCTGATCCGCGCCATGCACGATGTCGGCCTGGCACCCGAAGTGGAATTCATCACGCTCTCCAGCTACGGCAAGGGCACGACGAGCCAGGGCGTGAAGATCATCAAGGACATCGACAGTCTCGTCAAAGACAGGGATGTGCTTCTCATCGACGATATTCTGGAATCGGGCCGCACGCTGCGCTTTGCCCGTGATCTGATGTATGAGCGCGGTGCCTCGAACGTCTCGATCGCCGTTCTGCTCGACAAGCGCTCCAAGCGCGAGGGCCAGCTCGAGGCCGACCATGTCGGATTCGAATGCCCCGACTACTTCGTCGTCGGCTATGGCATGGATGTCGCTTACGCCTTCCGCGAACTGCCTTTCGTGGGCGTGGTGCAGGGCGACGCTTGA
- a CDS encoding FxLYD domain-containing protein produces MSIDVIPPQNFTRQAPRGALIGDPRVVDAEFIDIDSVAETGVRFREVARAAAMSPEIELSAAPRRRGRGDAAFWTALVLLSAATFWISGGHALAKLTGYGPQIQVTDVNSHIVATRLGDVLFITGRVENGGDRAISLPQVHVNVGDTFALADLIAGTERLAAGGSVRFEARIPRADLVDVPPSFQLLKR; encoded by the coding sequence ATGTCGATCGATGTGATTCCGCCTCAGAATTTTACCCGGCAGGCGCCTCGCGGTGCCCTGATCGGCGATCCGCGCGTGGTCGACGCGGAATTCATCGACATTGATTCGGTCGCCGAGACGGGTGTGCGCTTCCGGGAAGTTGCCCGCGCTGCCGCCATGTCTCCGGAGATCGAACTGTCGGCTGCCCCGAGGCGCCGCGGACGCGGCGATGCCGCCTTTTGGACCGCGCTGGTTCTGCTGTCTGCTGCAACCTTCTGGATATCTGGCGGCCATGCGCTGGCGAAGCTCACCGGCTACGGCCCGCAGATCCAGGTGACCGACGTCAATTCCCATATCGTGGCCACGCGGCTCGGCGATGTCCTCTTCATCACCGGCCGCGTCGAAAACGGCGGGGACCGCGCCATCAGCCTGCCGCAGGTCCACGTGAATGTCGGCGACACCTTCGCGCTTGCCGATCTGATTGCCGGCACGGAACGGCTGGCCGCCGGTGGCTCGGTCCGCTTCGAGGCGCGTATCCCGCGCGCCGATCTCGTCGATGTCCCCCCTTCCTTCCAGTTGCTGAAGCGCTGA